DNA from Nitrospirota bacterium:
GTTGCTATGTATCCTTATCTGTTATAATTAATATAGTGGTGAATAACTAATCAGCAGGCAGGGCGCAGGTCCTGTATATGTATACTGATCTATCAAAGGCGACAGGAAAGGGCGATACCAATAACTCAAGGTGGAGGGTAGGTGTCGTCACCTCTATACCCCATTAAGGAGGCCTCAATGATACCGAAGAAACATAACGCCTTATATATTCTACTGCTCTGCTTCAGCATATTCTCTACGCCTCAGCAAAGCCATGCGGTCCCTGCTGCGCCGGGACTCCATACGCTTAAGCAGGCTGACGGTTCCAAAATCAGCGCACGGCAATGGGGAGACGAAAACCTCCACGGATGGGAAACGCAAGAGGGGCTCTCGATCGTCTTCGATGAGGCCGTAAAAAGTTGGGCCTATGCTGAGCATACAGCAGTCGGCGACCTTGTCAGCTCTTCAAGGATTGCGGGCAAAGATTCTCCTGTCGGAATCGCTAAACATCTGAGACCCAAAGGAGAGGCATTGAGCCGTGTTCATAAGAGAGAACCTTCAAAAGCGCTTAAAGCCAGGAGTTCTGCGCCTGTGACAGGCGTTGCATCTGAAGGAGGACCTTCGAAGGTTGTTCCGCCAACGGGCACGGCAAACATCCCTGTTATCCTCGTGAATTTCAATAATACCTCAACCACGTATTCAAACACTGCTTTCAATACTCTGCTCTTTGGAACAGGGAATTTCAGCATGAATGACTATTATCAGGAAGTCTCTTATGGCGCTTTCTCGGTATCTGCCGGCCCAGGGGGTGTTGCAGGGTGGTATCAGGCATTAAATTCGCACAATTATTACGGGACAGATGTGGGAGGATCAGGCAATGATCAATGGCCCGGAGATCTTGTGTATGAGGCTGTTGCAGCAGCCGATGCAGCCGGGTTTGATTTTGCTCCCTATGATCAGGATGGCGATTGTTATGTCGATGTTGTCAATATTGTCCATCAGGGAACGGGGCAGGAAGCAGGCGGGATATCAACAGACATATGGTCTCATAGCTGGAGCCTTTCAGGGGCGTATTACTGGGTTAACAGTCACCACGGCGCTTATACCACAAACGATGCCTGCCCGGGCCATCCCGGCCAATATATCAAGGTAGATGACTATGTAGTGCAGCCGGAGGTGTTATGGGGAAGCCAGCAGACTATGGGCGTCTTTGCACATGAATACGGACATGCCCTTGGCCTGCCTGACCTGTATGACACTGACTATACTTCAAACGGGGTGGGGGACTGGAGCCTCATGGCTGGCGGATCATGGAACGGTAATTCCGGCGACCGTCCGGCTCATATGGATGCCTGGTCAAAATACTTTCTCGGATGGGTAACCCCGGTCCAGGTTTCAGGGACTATGGTGAATGAGTCTGTATCACAGGCTGCCGGTTCGCCGGATGTCTACCAATTGCTCCTGGGCAGTCCCTCCACAGCAGGGGAGTATTTCCTTGTCGAAAACAGACAGCAGGTCGGCTTTGACGTTGGTTTGCCCGGTGCCGGCCTCCTGATATGGCATATCGATGAGAGCAAAACCTCAAATGACAGTGAATGCTATCCTGGAGGCCCTTCTTGTGTTACACAGCATTATCACGTCTCCCTTGTGCAGGCAGATAATCTCTGGGAGCTCGAAATAGGCAATACTGACTCGGGCGATACGGGAGACCCCTTCCCGGGCTCTGCGTCAAGGACTGCCTTCAGTTCCGCTTCATCTCCCAACAGTAATCTCTTTAACGGAAGCCCCAGCAATGTCAGCGTCACGGCCATCAGTGCATCATCTTCCACAATGACTGCGACATTTACGGCGCCGTCAAATGATACAACCGCTCCTGTACCCGGGACCGTAACCCCTTCCAATACAGAGTTTGGCAGTTTTGTCGACAGCCCATTTGATTTGACAACGCACTTTACCGATAATGAGACTACTGTCACATCGTGCGCATATACGATTAACGGCAGTACGTGGCTTTCTGCAACAGTCTCAGGGGCCAGCCCTTTATTCACCTGCACCAAGACCGGCATAACCGCGACAAACGGACAGACATTGACCCTCAATATGAGGGCTGTCAGTGGGGGTGGAACAGGCACGGCGACACCGGTGACAAGGACTATGGATTCTGCCGCTCCGGTGACCTCTATCAATACGACTGCCGCATGGGTGAACACGAGCCCTGTAAACGTCATACTGAGTCCTTCGGACGGCTCCGGATCAGGCGTCTCATTTACCAGATACTGTCTTGATACGGCAAATACCTGCACCCCTGCCACCTCAGGCACGGCCGTAAATGTCGTCTGCGGAGCTGGTTCTTCCTGCACACAATATGTTCGCTATTTCTCATCAGATAATATCGGCAATGCCGAAGTGGTCAAGTCAGGCCAGATTCGGCAGGATCTTTCGGCCCCGACAGACGGCACACTGACGGCATCAGGGTTCAACAAAGAAATCCTGTTAAACTGGGAGGGGGTTACAGACACCGGCAGCGGACTGAATGGAACTAACACCTATACCCTGGTCAGAAATACCGGCGCTTACCCAAACAGCCAGTGTACAAACGGCACACAGGTCTATCTGGGCAGCAACACTGCCATCTCGGACAGCGGCTTGACCAACGGGGTCACCTATTACTATCGAGTCTGTGCAAGAGACGCCGCAGGGAATGTTT
Protein-coding regions in this window:
- a CDS encoding M6 family metalloprotease domain-containing protein, translated to MIPKKHNALYILLLCFSIFSTPQQSHAVPAAPGLHTLKQADGSKISARQWGDENLHGWETQEGLSIVFDEAVKSWAYAEHTAVGDLVSSSRIAGKDSPVGIAKHLRPKGEALSRVHKREPSKALKARSSAPVTGVASEGGPSKVVPPTGTANIPVILVNFNNTSTTYSNTAFNTLLFGTGNFSMNDYYQEVSYGAFSVSAGPGGVAGWYQALNSHNYYGTDVGGSGNDQWPGDLVYEAVAAADAAGFDFAPYDQDGDCYVDVVNIVHQGTGQEAGGISTDIWSHSWSLSGAYYWVNSHHGAYTTNDACPGHPGQYIKVDDYVVQPEVLWGSQQTMGVFAHEYGHALGLPDLYDTDYTSNGVGDWSLMAGGSWNGNSGDRPAHMDAWSKYFLGWVTPVQVSGTMVNESVSQAAGSPDVYQLLLGSPSTAGEYFLVENRQQVGFDVGLPGAGLLIWHIDESKTSNDSECYPGGPSCVTQHYHVSLVQADNLWELEIGNTDSGDTGDPFPGSASRTAFSSASSPNSNLFNGSPSNVSVTAISASSSTMTATFTAPSNDTTAPVPGTVTPSNTEFGSFVDSPFDLTTHFTDNETTVTSCAYTINGSTWLSATVSGASPLFTCTKTGITATNGQTLTLNMRAVSGGGTGTATPVTRTMDSAAPVTSINTTAAWVNTSPVNVILSPSDGSGSGVSFTRYCLDTANTCTPATSGTAVNVVCGAGSSCTQYVRYFSSDNIGNAEVVKSGQIRQDLSAPTDGTLTASGFNKEILLNWEGVTDTGSGLNGTNTYTLVRNTGAYPNSQCTNGTQVYLGSNTAISDSGLTNGVTYYYRVCARDAAGNVSAGAVAMATPDTSTWKMARNSYHLLPEGWLLTAFAEGAGPFSVRLMVTDEASGYLVPSDQIQGLSANPLMITSAALDPDLTLVFDDVARTAYLLHDSAGSAVLTEVADIRAAVTGTPLLGAPASVLFGSVRSGTTKDSTAVVSNAGTGPLHISSVSSPSAPFTKVTDGCSSSTVAPSGTCSIVFRFAPTAATTYTGSFSINSDGGNATVPMQGTGTTDKN